The sequence GGGCCTCGGGTCTGCTGGCTGCCGCGTCTGTGCTGACGCCGCTGGCGGCCCTGCTTCCACATGCTATTCAGCGCTTTGCAGCGGTGCCGGTCGGCGTGGCGCTCGCCGCAATGGGCTACGCACTGTGGTCGGAGCGACGCGAAGACAGCCCAGAAACGCTGTCTGGCACGGCCACCCGCCCACTTCGCCCAACCTGAGACAAACTCCGATTGAGTCCCTCAGAGTTAGGATTTCAATCGGAGCAAGGGTTCATCATGGGGAAGAGAGTCAGAAGGAAAGGAGACGGATTCCGCGTGCAGGATTGAAGCGGCGTCCGTCCAAGTCATCCTGGGCACAGCTCTGCTCAGGCATCAGGTCAGCAGCCCCACGCGGGCCTGCATCGGCTGAGCGAAGAGCCACAGGGCCAACCCGAACAGCAGCAGAGCCAGGGCTGCCGGGGGCACCAGCCGCCGCGCCGAAGCCCCCGGACGCGTGTGCTGGAAGCGCTGCAAGATGGCCCAGAGCGTTCCGGCAAGGGCCAGTTCGAGCAGCGTCGCCTGAAGCCAGAACGACGTATCGGCCCTGGCGATGACGGGCAGCGCGGCAGGCCCCAGGGGAAGCCCCAGCCGGAGCAGCGCCGCCTGAACTGCGGGCCAGAGCGTTCCGGCTCCTCCCGCGAAATGGTAGAGCGCGTGGCCGCCCCACACCGCCAGCGCCAGCGGCATCAGCAGGGGCGCAAGCGTCCGCAGGGTCAGGCCGCTGAGCCGGGCAGCCAGCAGCGTCAGGCCCAGGCCGGTTGCCAGGGTGCTCAGCAGGATCAGGGCGAGCAGAACCGGCTCGTTGTGCGTGCCGAGCGTGGTTGCCAGCCACCGCGCCAGCAGGAAATAGGGCGGCGTCATGGCAAAGGCATTGACCAGACCTGCCCACGTCAGCAGCACCAGCAGCAGCGCCAGATCGGTGCGGGGCCGCGTCTGTACCGCCTCTGCCAGCGGTGAGCGCAGCATCAGACCCACGTTGTCTTCGGGGCAGGCCCGCACGCAGTTCAGGCAGAGCGTGCAGTCCTGCGTGCTGGTCATGGTGGGCACGTACAGCCGGGTTTCACAGCCGGGAAGCGTGACCGTGCCGCTCTGCCCGTTCAGCGGCAATGCGGGCAGGGTGCTGAAGTCGTGCGGCGTGGCGGCCAGATGTTCCTGGGGAATGGTGCGTCCGTGCAGGCAGGCTTTGCTGGTGCAGCTCGCGCAGATACTCAGGTCTTTGGCCTGAATCAGCGTGGGCGAGACGCTGCTCAGGGCGAAGTTGAAGTTTCCCAGTGGGCAGACGTAGCGGCAAAACGTTCCGGCTGGAAACACGCTGTCGGTCAGGAGGGCCGCCGCGAAATAGCTGACGATGAGCCACGCTGTCAGCCACGGACTGGCCCACAGCGCGAAGGCCTCGTAACTGTAGAGAAACAGCAGCGTCAGGGCGAGCGTCAGGTATTTGTTTCTGAGGAAACGGGGCCAGGTGCGCTGCGGAAGGAGGCGTTTCAGCACGCGGCTGGGGCCACGCGTGAGCAGCAGTGGGCAGGCAGCGCAGAACACGTTGCCTACCAGCAGCAGGCTGAGCGCCAGCAGGCCCCGGTACTGCACCCACACGCTCACGGTGGCGACATTCAGACCCGCGAGCTGAGAGCCGGAGAAGCCGTCGTAGACCGCCAGCAATGCCAGTGCCAGCAGCGGAAGTTGCAGCAGCAGGCGGGCGTATCGCCAGCGCACCAGTGCCCGCAGCCCCGGCAGGGCCAGCACGTCGCGCCGCAGCTGCCCGGTCATGGCAGCACCGAAAACGCGGCGGCACCGCTGACCGGGTGGCCCTGGGTGCTGGCCTTGACACTCAGCACCCAGTCGCCCGCCATTGGCAGATCGAGGTTCGACAGGCGGTAGCGCCCGCGTCCCAGCGGCGTGACCGTGGCGACGGCGGTGCCCATGCCCGGATGCCGCATGTCGGCCTGGGCACTCACATCGGCGGCGGCCAGTTGCCGATTCGCCACGCTCAGTTCGACCACCACCTCGGCAGATGGCTGGACATGCAGCGCTGGCCCCGGAAGCAGCCGGATGCTCAGGGCCGATCTGGACGACGGCGCACACCCGCAGACCAGCAGAGCAAGCAGCAGGCCCACGCGCTTCACGGCGTATCCGGCGACTTGCCCCGCCCGGCGCTCCTCAGCCAGTGCCAGCAGGCGGCGGCAAATCCCAGGGCGATCAGCACCGCAACCAGAACAGCGGGCGTGAGTCCGGCGGGCGCGGCGAGCAGCGGAGCAGGCGGCAGGTGGAAGACCAGCGGGGCGGCTGGAGGCCACTTCGAGGAAGCCGACGCCTGCGAGCCTTCCCGGGGAAACGTCCGGTCGAGCAGCGTGATCGGCCCGGACGAGCGGGCTGCGCCGGGTGCAACGGTATACAGCCCTGCTCCCGCTTCCCGGAAGGGCTGGGGCGACTCATCCGCGAGCTGGTAAAACAGCCTGACCCCGCTGACCGCCTGCCCATCCGGACTGAGAATGCGTGC comes from Deinococcus ruber and encodes:
- a CDS encoding 4Fe-4S ferredoxin, with translation MTGQLRRDVLALPGLRALVRWRYARLLLQLPLLALALLAVYDGFSGSQLAGLNVATVSVWVQYRGLLALSLLLVGNVFCAACPLLLTRGPSRVLKRLLPQRTWPRFLRNKYLTLALTLLFLYSYEAFALWASPWLTAWLIVSYFAAALLTDSVFPAGTFCRYVCPLGNFNFALSSVSPTLIQAKDLSICASCTSKACLHGRTIPQEHLAATPHDFSTLPALPLNGQSGTVTLPGCETRLYVPTMTSTQDCTLCLNCVRACPEDNVGLMLRSPLAEAVQTRPRTDLALLLVLLTWAGLVNAFAMTPPYFLLARWLATTLGTHNEPVLLALILLSTLATGLGLTLLAARLSGLTLRTLAPLLMPLALAVWGGHALYHFAGGAGTLWPAVQAALLRLGLPLGPAALPVIARADTSFWLQATLLELALAGTLWAILQRFQHTRPGASARRLVPPAALALLLFGLALWLFAQPMQARVGLLT
- a CDS encoding FixH family protein, giving the protein MKRVGLLLALLVCGCAPSSRSALSIRLLPGPALHVQPSAEVVVELSVANRQLAAADVSAQADMRHPGMGTAVATVTPLGRGRYRLSNLDLPMAGDWVLSVKASTQGHPVSGAAAFSVLP